GCTAAGAGTGTTCTAGAGCAAACACCTCCTGAACTATCAGCCGATATTATTGATAAAGGTGTCATTCTAACTGGTGGAGGCGCACTTCTACATGGTATTGATCAATTGTTAGCCGATCAATTGAAGGTTCCTGTCTTTGTTGCTGAGAATCCAATGGATTGTGTGGCAATGGGCACAGGCATTATGCTTGAAAATATTGATAAATTGCCGAAAAAGAAGTTAGGGTAATTAATTTATTACGTGTGAACGGGCGTTAAGACTCCTATTTCAAAGCTAAAAGCAAAGAAAGGAGAAATGTTACATGTTAAAAGGCTTCTATACTGCTGGTGCTGGTATGATAGCACAGCAACGTCGGCAAGAAATGTTGTCGAATAACTTAGCAAATGCAAACACTCCTGGGTATAAGGCTGATCAAGGATCATTGCGAGCTTTTCCTGAAATGTTAATGCAAAGTTTGAATACGGAAGAACTACCTTATAACAAGTCTTTTAAAAATTCACACTTGTTAGGTCCTATTAATACAGGCGTGTATTTACAAGAGGCGATTCCGAATTTCGCACAGGGAGATTTGCAGCAAACAGGTATACATACTGATATTGCATTGCAAGCACAAGTACTACCTATTAATGAAGAAACAAATCGTGCTGGTGCGATATTTTTTGAAGTTCAAAACGAAAATGGAGATTTGCGTTATACGCGTAATGGTGATTTTACTCTAGATGGTAGCGGAAACCTTGTAACGAATGAAGGATTTTACGTTCTTGATACACAAGGAAATCCGATTCAAATCTTCGGAAATGATTTTACTGTAAATGAAGATGGAACGGTATTAGAAGGTGAAGTTCAAATTGCACAAATCAATATTGCTTATGCAAATGAACCTGAACAACTCGTCAAAGAAGGAAGTACACTATTTGCAGTAAATGGTGGAGGAGCTTTAGAGAGTGCAATCGGTAATAACGAAATTGTGTATTCGTTGAGACAAGGGTTTGTAGAAGGTTCAAATGTAGATGTTCAGCAAACGATGACAGAAATGATGACAGCATATCGAACGTTTGAAGTAAACCAGCGTGTATTACGTTCATATGACCAAAGCATGGAGAAAGCTGTAAACGAAGTTGGTCGTGTAAGGTAAGGGGGAGTTCGTAGATGAATCGTTCAATGATTAATGCTTCTGTTACGATGGGGCAATTGCAACGAAAGATAGATACAATCGGTAATAATATTGCAAATATCGATACGAATGGATATAAGAGTCGTGAGACAAGCTTTCAAGACTTACTCGTTCAACAATTTGATAACCAGCTAAAAGAAGATGAGGAAGTTGGTCGCCGTACACCAAATGGTATACGGGGCGGTGTTGGTGCTAAGCTTGCTGAAACAGAATTGAAGCTTGACCAAGGTTCAATTCAAGTGACAGATCGAGATCTCGATCTTGCAATATTGAAGGAAAACCAATTTTTCGAAGTTGCCGTTAATAATAATGGTGTAGAAGAATTCCGCTACACACGTGATGGAGCATTTTATCTATCACCTTCAGCTGATAATCCAGAGTTATTAAATCTTGTAACAGCAAACGGTGATTTTGTACTCGGGAATGGTGGACCAATTACAATCCCAGAAAATTTTAAAGAGATAAATATTAATGAAGAAGGACAAATTAATGTTAAAACACGTGATGATGGAGTTGTTACAGTCGGTCGAATAGCTATGACTGAGGTGATTCGTCCACAGCTATTACTTTCACTTGGAAATAATCAGTATGGTCTACCGAACCTAGAGGAATTAGACCTTGCCGAACAAGATGTTTTGAATCGTGTTCCAGAAGAAGTAGCACTTAAGCAACGTGCGTTAGAGAAGTCGAATGTAAATATGTCTAACGAAATGTCTAACTTAATGCTGGCGCAACGATCTTATCAATTTAATGCAAAATCAATTTCAATTGCTGATCAGATGATGCAACTTGTAAATGGTCTTCGTTCATAACGTTGTAGTGAAAGAAGGAAGGGGGATTCCATGTCAGAAGATATTCAATTGAAATCAGACCCGTCAAAGTCGATTAATGAACGGAATCAAGGTGAAATGAAGGAAAGAGAACAATTGATAAACGGTGAGAAGAGGGCACTTCGAAGACGTGGAGTTCGCTTAATTCCTATTTGGGCAAGAGTACTTATCGTTTTATTATTAATTAGTCTAAGTCTTATGAGCGGACTAATGGTCGGTTATGGTGTTATTGGAGATGGGAAAGCAACTGATGCGCTTGACCGTTCTACATGGACAAAAGTTATTGATATCGTAATAAAAGATACACCAAGTAATTAAATTTTTGAAGACAGGGATGAACCCTGTCTTTTATATATAAAGGAGCGAATAATAATGTTAAATATTGATCAGATTAAAGAAATCATTCCACATCGTTATCCATTTTTACTAGTTGACCGGATCATTGAAGTTGAGGAAGGTAAGCGCGTTGTAGGTTTGAAGAACGTATCAGCGAATGAAGAATTTTTCAATGGTCACTTTCCTGATTATCCCGTAATGCCAGGTGTGTTAATCGTTGAAGCATTAGCGCAAGTTGGTGCTGTAGCAATGTTGATGAAGGAAGAAAATAAAGGTCGACTTGCATTTTTCGCAGGGATTGATAAATGTCGCTTCAAGCGCCAAGTTCGTCCAGGTGATCAATTACGT
This region of Bacillus solimangrovi genomic DNA includes:
- the fabZ gene encoding 3-hydroxyacyl-ACP dehydratase FabZ, with the translated sequence MLNIDQIKEIIPHRYPFLLVDRIIEVEEGKRVVGLKNVSANEEFFNGHFPDYPVMPGVLIVEALAQVGAVAMLMKEENKGRLAFFAGIDKCRFKRQVRPGDQLRLEVEITRNKGSIGKGKAVATVDGELVCETEIMFALGEKQ
- a CDS encoding flagellar hook-basal body protein; protein product: MNRSMINASVTMGQLQRKIDTIGNNIANIDTNGYKSRETSFQDLLVQQFDNQLKEDEEVGRRTPNGIRGGVGAKLAETELKLDQGSIQVTDRDLDLAILKENQFFEVAVNNNGVEEFRYTRDGAFYLSPSADNPELLNLVTANGDFVLGNGGPITIPENFKEININEEGQINVKTRDDGVVTVGRIAMTEVIRPQLLLSLGNNQYGLPNLEELDLAEQDVLNRVPEEVALKQRALEKSNVNMSNEMSNLMLAQRSYQFNAKSISIADQMMQLVNGLRS
- a CDS encoding DNA-directed RNA polymerase subunit beta — encoded protein: MSEDIQLKSDPSKSINERNQGEMKEREQLINGEKRALRRRGVRLIPIWARVLIVLLLISLSLMSGLMVGYGVIGDGKATDALDRSTWTKVIDIVIKDTPSN
- a CDS encoding flagellar hook-basal body protein, whose product is MLKGFYTAGAGMIAQQRRQEMLSNNLANANTPGYKADQGSLRAFPEMLMQSLNTEELPYNKSFKNSHLLGPINTGVYLQEAIPNFAQGDLQQTGIHTDIALQAQVLPINEETNRAGAIFFEVQNENGDLRYTRNGDFTLDGSGNLVTNEGFYVLDTQGNPIQIFGNDFTVNEDGTVLEGEVQIAQINIAYANEPEQLVKEGSTLFAVNGGGALESAIGNNEIVYSLRQGFVEGSNVDVQQTMTEMMTAYRTFEVNQRVLRSYDQSMEKAVNEVGRVR